A section of the Telopea speciosissima isolate NSW1024214 ecotype Mountain lineage chromosome 3, Tspe_v1, whole genome shotgun sequence genome encodes:
- the LOC122654467 gene encoding 3-isopropylmalate dehydratase small subunit 1-like — protein sequence MAAPAAAAATRTLLSLQNQSASPFIPSRQNVSLRQNLGIPITCSMKSPFKHLSTYSSPNSPITPLSATTTNSPTTSPTTPTNFHGLCYVVGDNIDTDQIIPAEYLTLVPSKPDEYRKLGSYALIGLPSTYPIRFVEPGVFQSKYSIVIGGDNFGCGSSREHAPVALGAAGVKAVVAESYARIFFRNSVATGEVYPFDSEVRLCEECSTGDVVTVELAECRLINHTTGKEYKLKPIGDAGPVIEAGGIFAYARKTGMIPSI from the coding sequence ATGGCGGCGCCAGCGGCAGCAGCAGCGACCAGAACTCTACTCTCTTTACAAAACCAATCTGCCTCCCCATTTATCCCTTCACGTCAAAATGTCAGTTTACGTCAAAATCTCGGAATCCCCATTACCTGTTCGATGAAAAGCCCCTTCAAACACCTCTCTACATATTCGTCTCCTAATTCTCCTATTACCCCTCTATCGGCCACCACTACCAACTCTCCCACCACATCTCCTACCACCCCTACCAACTTCCATGGCCTCTGCTATGTGGTGGGCGACAACATCGACACCGACCAAATCATCCCCGCCGAGTATCTCACCCTCGTCCCCTCCAAACCTGATGAATACCGCAAGCTCGGCTCTTATGCCCTCATCGGCCTTCCCTCTACATACCCAATTCGCTTCGTGGAGCCAGGGGTGTTCCAGTCCAAGTACTCTATTGTCATCGGGGGCGACAATTTTGGATGTGGGTCGTCACGGGAGCACGCCCCTGTAGCCCTTGGGGCCGCTGGGGTAAAGGCTGTTGTGGCAGAGTCATACGCGAGGATATTCTTTAGGAATTCGGTTGCTACAGGGGAGGTTTATCCATTTGATTCAGAGGTTAGGTTGTGTGAGGAATGTTCAACTGGAGATGTTGTCACTGTTGAACTTGCTGAGTGCCGGTTAATTAATCACACGACTGGGAAGGAGTACAAGTTGAAGCCTATTGGAGATGCTGGACCTGTTATTGAAGCTGGAGGGATTTTTGCTTATGCAAGAAAGACTGGAATGATCCCTTCGATTTAG
- the LOC122654465 gene encoding transmembrane 9 superfamily member 2-like isoform X2 — MVKIIYLLFLRVVHHPRDQIIEKKESLGEILNGDRLTNALYELKFRKNKIVETLCEKQLTRDEVAKFRDATKNDFYFQMYYDDLPLWGFVGKVEETWFLDEMKSRYYLFKHVQFDALYNEDQIIDVHAFSDPTDAVDITEDHETIVTFTYSVLWNASSTRFENRMSKYSRSSRLPQHLKIHWFSIINSLVIVLILVGMLAALFLRNLKSDLTKYSHGDEEEDKEEVGWKHISGDVFRYPPYTSLLCAILGSGTQLLSLVFFVFALALMGVLYPYNRGALLSSLVMTYALTSVIAGYVASSFHSQFLGRGWEKSVLLAGVLYFGPVFVTFSILNTVSIYYRTTTALPFGTIVLLLLVWTLVSIPLLALGGIFRYRFRSEFQAPCATKKWPTEIQPLAWYRKTPAQMFLGGFVPFSAIFIELHYIYTSIWSHKIYIVYGILLVVFIILILVTTILSIGLTYLQLTAEDHEWWWRSLLRAASTAIFMYVYCIYYYTQSSMNSFLQLSFFFGYNALMCYGFFLMLGTIGFIASLLFIQYIYRNIKSE, encoded by the exons ATGGTTAAAATCATCTATTTGCTGTTCCTTCGAGTTGTACACCATCCAAGAG ATCAGATAATTGAGAAGAAGGAATCACTGGGTGAAATTTTGAATGGTGACCGTCTGACCAATGCTCTGTATGAGTTGAAATTCAGAAAGAACAAAATTGTGGAAACCCTTTGTGAGAAGCAGCTGACAAGGGATGAAGTTGCAAAGTTCAGGGATGCTACCAAGAATGATTTTTACTTTCAGATGTATTATGATGATCTCCCTTTATGGGGGTTTGTCGGGAAGGTTGAAGAGACATGGTTCCTTGATGAGATGAAGTCTCGGTATTATCTCTTCAAACATGTTCAATTTGATGCTCTTTACAATGAGGACCAAATCATTGATGTACATGCTTTTAGCGACCCTACTGATGCAGTGGATATTACCGAAGATCATGAAACTATAGTCACTTTCACATATTCAGTCCTTTGGAATGCTAGCTCAACTCGGTTTGAGAATCGGATGAGCAAATATTCAAGATCTTCTAGACTGCCACAGCACCTAAAGATTCATTGGTTCTCAATCATTAACTCACTTGTCATTGTTTTGATATTGGTGGGCATGCTTGCTGCTCTGTTTCTGCGAAACCTCAAGAGTGACCTAACTAA GTATTCTCATGGcgacgaagaagaagacaaggaagaggTTGGCTGGAAGCATATTAGTGGTGATGTATTTAGATATCCTCCATACACATCCCTATTATGTGCTATCCTGGGCAGTGGTACACAGCTCCTGTCTCT GGTTTTTTTTGTATTTGCATTGGCACTTATGGGTGTGCTCTATCCTTACAACCGTGGAGCTCTTTTGTCCTCTCTTGTTATGACTTATGCTCTTACATCTGTGATTGCTGGATATGTTGCTTCTTCATTCCATAGTCAGTTTCTGGGAAGGGGATGG GAAAAAAGTGTTCTTCTGGCTGGGGTTCTCTACTTTGGTCCTGTCTTTGTGACATTTTCTATCCTCAATACAGTTTCCATATATTATAGGACCACAACTGCTCTTCCATTTGGCACCATTGTTTTGCTGCTTCTTGTATGGACACTGGTCAGCATCCCGTTGCTTGCCTTGGGTGGGATATTTCGTTATAGGTTCAGGTCTGAATTTCAAGCGCCCTGTGCTACCAAGAAGTGGCCAACTGAAATTCAGCCACTAGCTTGGTATAGGAAGACCCCTGCACAGATGTTTCTTGGGGGCTTTGTACCATTTAGTGCAATATTCATAGAGTTGCACTACATCTATACAAGCATATGGAGTCACAAGATCTACATTGTGTATGGCATTCTTCTAGTTGTGTTTATCATCCTAATCTTAGTCACTACAATCTTGAGTATTGGGTTGACTTACCTTCAGCTTACTGCAGAAGACCATGAATGGTGGTGGAG GTCTCTGTTACGTGCAGCCTCAACTGCCATTTTCATGTATGTCTACTGCATCTACTATTACACTCAATCAAGTATGAATAGTTTCCTCCAGTTATCattcttttttgggtacaaTGCTTTGATGTGTTATGGTTTCTTTCTTATGCTTGGGACCATTGGCTTCATTGCTTCTTTGCTATTTATTCAGTACATCTACCGCAATATCAAGAGTGAATAA
- the LOC122654465 gene encoding transmembrane 9 superfamily member 2-like isoform X1, which produces MFSLSRFHLFLIFTFLVISYQPARSTPENHRYSVGDVVPLFVNKVGPLNNPSETYHYYDLPFCLPDQIIEKKESLGEILNGDRLTNALYELKFRKNKIVETLCEKQLTRDEVAKFRDATKNDFYFQMYYDDLPLWGFVGKVEETWFLDEMKSRYYLFKHVQFDALYNEDQIIDVHAFSDPTDAVDITEDHETIVTFTYSVLWNASSTRFENRMSKYSRSSRLPQHLKIHWFSIINSLVIVLILVGMLAALFLRNLKSDLTKYSHGDEEEDKEEVGWKHISGDVFRYPPYTSLLCAILGSGTQLLSLVFFVFALALMGVLYPYNRGALLSSLVMTYALTSVIAGYVASSFHSQFLGRGWEKSVLLAGVLYFGPVFVTFSILNTVSIYYRTTTALPFGTIVLLLLVWTLVSIPLLALGGIFRYRFRSEFQAPCATKKWPTEIQPLAWYRKTPAQMFLGGFVPFSAIFIELHYIYTSIWSHKIYIVYGILLVVFIILILVTTILSIGLTYLQLTAEDHEWWWRSLLRAASTAIFMYVYCIYYYTQSSMNSFLQLSFFFGYNALMCYGFFLMLGTIGFIASLLFIQYIYRNIKSE; this is translated from the exons ATGTTTTCATTGAGTCGATTCCATCTCTTCTTGATCTTCACATTTCTCGTAATATCATACCAACCTGCAAGATCTACGCCGGAGAATCACCGCTACAGTGTCGGAGATGTTGTTCCTTTGTTCGTCAACAAGGTTGGCCCTTTGAATAATCCGAG CGAGACATATCACTACTATGACCTGCCATTCTGTCTCCCAG ATCAGATAATTGAGAAGAAGGAATCACTGGGTGAAATTTTGAATGGTGACCGTCTGACCAATGCTCTGTATGAGTTGAAATTCAGAAAGAACAAAATTGTGGAAACCCTTTGTGAGAAGCAGCTGACAAGGGATGAAGTTGCAAAGTTCAGGGATGCTACCAAGAATGATTTTTACTTTCAGATGTATTATGATGATCTCCCTTTATGGGGGTTTGTCGGGAAGGTTGAAGAGACATGGTTCCTTGATGAGATGAAGTCTCGGTATTATCTCTTCAAACATGTTCAATTTGATGCTCTTTACAATGAGGACCAAATCATTGATGTACATGCTTTTAGCGACCCTACTGATGCAGTGGATATTACCGAAGATCATGAAACTATAGTCACTTTCACATATTCAGTCCTTTGGAATGCTAGCTCAACTCGGTTTGAGAATCGGATGAGCAAATATTCAAGATCTTCTAGACTGCCACAGCACCTAAAGATTCATTGGTTCTCAATCATTAACTCACTTGTCATTGTTTTGATATTGGTGGGCATGCTTGCTGCTCTGTTTCTGCGAAACCTCAAGAGTGACCTAACTAA GTATTCTCATGGcgacgaagaagaagacaaggaagaggTTGGCTGGAAGCATATTAGTGGTGATGTATTTAGATATCCTCCATACACATCCCTATTATGTGCTATCCTGGGCAGTGGTACACAGCTCCTGTCTCT GGTTTTTTTTGTATTTGCATTGGCACTTATGGGTGTGCTCTATCCTTACAACCGTGGAGCTCTTTTGTCCTCTCTTGTTATGACTTATGCTCTTACATCTGTGATTGCTGGATATGTTGCTTCTTCATTCCATAGTCAGTTTCTGGGAAGGGGATGG GAAAAAAGTGTTCTTCTGGCTGGGGTTCTCTACTTTGGTCCTGTCTTTGTGACATTTTCTATCCTCAATACAGTTTCCATATATTATAGGACCACAACTGCTCTTCCATTTGGCACCATTGTTTTGCTGCTTCTTGTATGGACACTGGTCAGCATCCCGTTGCTTGCCTTGGGTGGGATATTTCGTTATAGGTTCAGGTCTGAATTTCAAGCGCCCTGTGCTACCAAGAAGTGGCCAACTGAAATTCAGCCACTAGCTTGGTATAGGAAGACCCCTGCACAGATGTTTCTTGGGGGCTTTGTACCATTTAGTGCAATATTCATAGAGTTGCACTACATCTATACAAGCATATGGAGTCACAAGATCTACATTGTGTATGGCATTCTTCTAGTTGTGTTTATCATCCTAATCTTAGTCACTACAATCTTGAGTATTGGGTTGACTTACCTTCAGCTTACTGCAGAAGACCATGAATGGTGGTGGAG GTCTCTGTTACGTGCAGCCTCAACTGCCATTTTCATGTATGTCTACTGCATCTACTATTACACTCAATCAAGTATGAATAGTTTCCTCCAGTTATCattcttttttgggtacaaTGCTTTGATGTGTTATGGTTTCTTTCTTATGCTTGGGACCATTGGCTTCATTGCTTCTTTGCTATTTATTCAGTACATCTACCGCAATATCAAGAGTGAATAA
- the LOC122653985 gene encoding penicillin-binding protein 1A-like, which translates to MALFAAHSLRLHITHYSLPKHSNRETIQIRSSNPTFSFFFSSNDFRGRNWVKGRVHSFYPWNSPEKPLKKRLNLEAVSLFLFFAILLYIRLLFTLLPPDFPQRWRWLVVFAEEADDRARCYPSHLWQAIVASEDRRFFRHCGIDPVGIARAVLYLSARGGGSTITQQLVKNAFLTTERTFSRKIIEMVLAVILERTMSKWKILNTYLNQVYWGHGIYGIESASIFYFGKHPSLLSLGESAMLAGIIPAPELRSPLRDPSRGKASQARALRKMVQVGYLGIDTVLMTVNQPLHLCVGPEKELPHSLSFPDGELGDPQKQCCGSSVVREIWDWERESRIWEVREDMGKWAVRVRQLDFSITTVGKSK; encoded by the exons ATGGCCTTATTTGCCGCTCATTCTCTGCGCCTCCACATCACTCACTACAGCTTACCCAAACACTCGAACAGAGAAACCATTCAAATTCGATCATCAAACCCTACATTTTCGTTCTTCTTCTCATCAAACGATTTCAGGGGGCGAAACTGGGTTAAGGGACGAGTTCACTCATTCTATCCATGGAACTCTCCCGAGAAACCGTTAAAAAAACGATTAAACCTCGAAGCAGTCTCTCTGTTCTTGTTCTTTGCTATCCTTCTCTACATTCGTCTACTCTTTACTCTTCTCCCGCCTGATTTTCCTCAGCGATGGCGTTGGCTCGTGGTTTTTGCGGAGGAAGCAGACGACAGAGCTAGGTGTTATCCTTCCCATTTATGGCAGGCTATTGTGGCTTCAGAAGATCGTCGGTTCTTTCGGCATTGTGGAATCGATCCTGTTGGGATAGCTCGCGCTGTGTTGTATTTGTCTGCTCGAGGAGGTGGAAGTACTATTACTCAGCAG CttgttaagaatgcatttttgaccaCTGAACGTACATTCTCAAGAAAAATTATTGAGATGGTGCTTGCAGTGATATTGGAAAGGACAATGTCAAAATGGAAGATACTGAACACCTATTTGAATCAG GTATACTGGGGACATGGTATCTATGGAATTGAATCAgcatctattttttatttcggTAAGCACCCATCCCTTCTTAGTTTGGGGGAATCTGCAATGCTTGCTGGAATTATACCTGCACCTGAGCTTCGATCGCCACTCAGGGACCCAAGCAG AGGAAAGGCCTCCCAAGCTAGAGCATTGAGGAAGATGGTTCAAGTGGGATATCTTGGTATTGATACTGTTCTTATGACTGTGAATCAACCTCTTCATTTATGCGTTGGACCAGAAAAGGAATTACCGCACTCCTTGTCCTTTCCTGATGGG GAGCTAGGGGATCCTCAGAAACAATGCTGCGGGAGCTCAGTTGTCAGGGAAATATGGGACTGGGAAAGGGAGAGCAGAATATGGGAAGTGAGAGAAGATATGGGAAAATGGGCAGTGAGGGTACGTCAATTAGATTTTTCTATCACCACTGTTGGCAAATCAAAATGA